From Demequina lutea, a single genomic window includes:
- a CDS encoding RNA polymerase sigma factor: MSPDQTGLTSASRSSRHRPTSARPPKEHTTSATAATPDTATTKATRGRKAAPKGAAAAKAAAAKGDAAVDEVQDDAVDPDIEVVIVAKGDGDEEDDEAVTGFVISGEDDDAPVQQVMTAGATADPVKDYLKQIGKVALLNAEQEVDLAKRIEAGLFAEEKIGSGDKMAPKARRELEWIANDGRHAKNHLLEANLRLVVSLAKRYTGRGMLFLDLIQEGNLGLIRAVEKFDYTKGYKFSTYATWWIRQAITRAMADQARTIRIPVHMVEVINKLARVQRQMLQDLGREPTPEELAKELDMTPEKVVEVQKYGREPISLHTPLGEDGDSEFGDLIEDSEAVVPADAVGFTLLQEELSKVMDTLSDREAGVVGMRFGLTDGQPKTLDEIGRVFGVTRERIRQIESKTMSKLRHPSRSQVLRDYLD; encoded by the coding sequence ATCGTCCCACCTCCGCAAGGCCGCCTAAGGAGCACACCACGTCCGCTACTGCCGCAACTCCTGATACCGCAACCACCAAGGCAACGCGTGGTCGCAAAGCAGCGCCCAAGGGTGCAGCGGCCGCGAAGGCTGCCGCTGCCAAGGGCGACGCGGCTGTCGACGAAGTTCAAGATGACGCCGTTGACCCGGATATCGAGGTAGTGATCGTTGCCAAGGGCGACGGTGATGAGGAGGACGATGAGGCCGTCACCGGCTTCGTGATCTCTGGCGAGGACGACGACGCTCCTGTTCAGCAGGTCATGACCGCGGGCGCCACGGCCGACCCCGTCAAGGACTACCTGAAGCAGATTGGCAAGGTGGCCCTCCTCAACGCCGAGCAAGAGGTCGATCTCGCCAAGCGCATCGAGGCCGGCCTGTTCGCCGAGGAAAAGATCGGATCTGGCGACAAGATGGCGCCTAAGGCGCGCCGCGAACTCGAGTGGATCGCCAACGACGGTCGCCATGCTAAGAACCACTTGCTCGAGGCCAACCTTCGCCTCGTTGTGTCTCTTGCCAAGCGCTATACCGGTCGCGGAATGCTCTTTCTGGACCTGATCCAGGAGGGCAACCTCGGCCTGATTCGCGCGGTGGAGAAGTTCGACTACACCAAGGGCTACAAGTTCTCGACCTACGCGACCTGGTGGATTCGTCAGGCCATCACGCGCGCCATGGCCGACCAGGCTCGCACCATTCGTATCCCGGTGCACATGGTCGAGGTCATCAACAAGCTCGCGCGCGTGCAGCGGCAGATGCTCCAGGACCTGGGCCGCGAGCCCACCCCGGAGGAGCTCGCCAAGGAACTCGACATGACGCCCGAAAAGGTCGTCGAGGTCCAGAAGTACGGCCGCGAACCCATCTCGCTGCACACCCCCTTGGGTGAGGACGGCGACTCCGAATTCGGCGACCTGATCGAGGACTCCGAGGCCGTCGTTCCCGCCGACGCCGTGGGCTTCACGCTGCTCCAGGAGGAACTCAGCAAGGTCATGGACACGCTCAGCGACCGCGAGGCCGGCGTGGTCGGAATGCGCTTTGGCCTCACCGATGGACAGCCCAAGACTCTCGATGAGATCGGCCGCGTGTTCGGGGTCACCCGCGAGCGCATTCGCCAGATCGAATCCAAGACGATGTCCAAGCTGCGTCACCCGTCCCGTTCACAGGTTTTGCGCGACTACCTCGACTAA
- a CDS encoding helix-turn-helix domain-containing protein, with amino-acid sequence MSKEAIAWALAAPVWNPRPKVADKPRGRVSTNKRKPDPAPVQTVHLPPVPPEALLTLVYLANREQDGVTWVSAKKIAEERGLWRGPIYRHLDRLEGAGYITAITAAELPESKAKVYAQKTTGEPRIWRLNYATDDDVSQHETQPFSQHETHGAPQHETHDVSLHETPKEVVTESQLEGEAPAMESEAQNDLGGQASPPVNPTPEQIAARRYPKQCADHQARLNGGDTFDPCNACKSAGDEWPDIQRQVSRNKRAREVEEQRREATTKSQAIRGCDLCDERGYRSGGLCHHDPELADKSHAGYMDAVKALKAAS; translated from the coding sequence ATGAGTAAAGAAGCCATTGCCTGGGCGCTCGCTGCCCCGGTCTGGAATCCGCGTCCAAAGGTCGCAGATAAGCCGCGGGGGCGTGTCAGTACGAACAAACGCAAGCCGGATCCTGCCCCTGTCCAGACGGTTCACCTGCCACCCGTACCGCCCGAGGCGTTGCTAACCCTCGTCTATCTGGCGAACCGCGAACAGGACGGCGTCACGTGGGTATCGGCCAAGAAGATCGCGGAGGAACGCGGACTATGGCGCGGGCCCATCTATCGCCACCTCGACCGGCTCGAAGGGGCCGGATATATCACCGCGATCACCGCAGCCGAACTCCCTGAGTCCAAGGCGAAGGTATACGCGCAGAAGACAACTGGCGAGCCGCGAATCTGGCGACTCAACTACGCCACCGATGACGACGTCTCACAACACGAGACGCAGCCATTCTCACAACACGAGACGCACGGTGCACCACAACACGAGACGCACGACGTCTCACTGCATGAGACCCCAAAGGAAGTAGTAACTGAATCTCAATTGGAAGGGGAAGCGCCCGCCATGGAATCCGAGGCCCAAAACGACCTAGGCGGGCAGGCTTCTCCGCCCGTAAACCCCACACCCGAACAGATCGCCGCACGCCGCTATCCCAAACAGTGCGCCGACCATCAAGCGCGACTCAACGGCGGCGACACATTCGACCCATGCAACGCATGCAAGAGCGCGGGAGACGAGTGGCCCGACATCCAACGCCAGGTCTCACGGAACAAGCGAGCCCGTGAGGTCGAGGAGCAACGGCGCGAGGCCACGACCAAGTCCCAAGCGATCCGTGGGTGTGACCTGTGCGACGAGCGGGGCTACCGCAGCGGCGGACTTTGCCACCACGACCCCGAACTCGCAGACAAGTCGCACGCAGGCTACATGGACGCCGTCAAGGCCCTCAAGGCGGCATCGTGA
- a CDS encoding phage tail tape measure protein produces the protein MAVQNLTWLLTAKDEASAVFARVGKEIEGQTTKMQAFQAASVTVAKYTAAGLAVVAGVGVKMASDFQTSITTLVTGAGESENAIAGVSQRILDMAGSVGTMPSQLSAGMYLVESAGYRGAKGLDVLKSAAEGAKVGGADLATVADGLTTAMKDYNIPIAQAADTTSKLIATVGAGKTTMGDLSASLSQVLPFAKDLGISFNDTMGAMATMTGQGIQADQAATMLKFTIMSLANVTPQGVAALKSVGMSAQDLTDDLSSKGLSGTLADLTDAFATKFGKGTAAYNQALAATVGGTRGLGATLALTGDNATTFAANVKTIGAAHAEAGGHVKGFALEEETLSSKMDTAKASLASTAINLGNVLLPAVTKVTAAFAEFSGWMAKNKTAVDVTLGAIAGLTVTILAVSVAQKVWTAMQVIATAAQGIATAAQWAWNAAMTANPIGLVIVAIGLLVAAIVWIATKTTWFQTAWNASWGLIKAVAGAVGDWVTSKWGTVLDFFQAVPGKIGSFFSSVGDFITRPFRSAFNLVSDMWNHTIGKLSIHIPSWVPVIGGKGFDFPTLPHLATGGIVSKPTIAMIGEGREPEAVVPLSRLNQMIGGKSGANGPTELGDATLDRLAAIVLDGAKRIADGRISNREREYKQMGRQALPA, from the coding sequence ATGGCCGTACAGAATCTCACGTGGCTCCTCACCGCTAAGGATGAGGCGTCTGCCGTCTTTGCCAGGGTTGGCAAGGAGATCGAAGGCCAGACCACGAAGATGCAGGCGTTCCAGGCCGCATCGGTGACGGTGGCGAAGTACACGGCGGCTGGTCTTGCTGTGGTTGCTGGCGTGGGCGTCAAGATGGCGTCTGATTTTCAGACGTCCATCACGACGCTGGTGACAGGTGCTGGTGAGTCAGAGAACGCGATTGCCGGTGTTAGCCAGCGCATCCTGGACATGGCGGGGTCTGTGGGCACGATGCCGTCCCAACTGTCGGCGGGCATGTACCTGGTCGAGTCCGCTGGCTACAGGGGCGCCAAGGGTCTAGACGTTCTCAAGTCTGCCGCTGAGGGTGCGAAGGTTGGTGGCGCGGATCTCGCGACGGTTGCCGACGGCCTAACCACGGCAATGAAGGACTACAACATCCCGATCGCGCAGGCGGCGGATACGACGTCGAAGTTGATTGCCACGGTTGGCGCGGGCAAGACCACCATGGGCGACTTGTCGGCGTCGCTGTCTCAGGTGTTGCCCTTTGCGAAGGACCTGGGCATTAGTTTCAACGACACCATGGGCGCAATGGCCACGATGACGGGCCAGGGCATCCAGGCCGATCAGGCCGCCACCATGCTCAAGTTCACCATTATGTCCCTCGCAAACGTGACCCCGCAGGGTGTCGCGGCGCTCAAGTCGGTAGGCATGAGCGCTCAAGACCTGACGGACGACCTGAGTAGCAAGGGGCTGTCTGGCACGCTCGCGGACCTCACCGACGCCTTTGCCACAAAGTTCGGCAAGGGTACGGCGGCATACAATCAGGCCCTCGCCGCCACGGTTGGTGGCACACGCGGCCTAGGCGCCACGCTGGCATTGACTGGCGATAACGCGACCACGTTTGCGGCCAACGTCAAGACCATTGGTGCCGCACACGCAGAGGCTGGCGGCCACGTCAAGGGTTTCGCTCTTGAGGAAGAAACCCTCTCGTCAAAGATGGACACCGCGAAGGCGTCGCTTGCATCAACGGCGATCAACCTGGGTAATGTGCTCTTGCCAGCTGTCACGAAGGTAACGGCGGCGTTTGCCGAGTTCTCGGGGTGGATGGCAAAGAACAAGACCGCCGTGGACGTGACTCTTGGCGCCATCGCGGGGCTTACCGTGACGATCCTTGCGGTGTCTGTCGCTCAAAAGGTGTGGACCGCCATGCAGGTTATCGCCACGGCCGCCCAGGGTATCGCCACCGCTGCACAGTGGGCGTGGAATGCGGCAATGACCGCGAACCCTATTGGCCTTGTCATCGTTGCCATCGGACTTCTTGTGGCCGCCATTGTGTGGATCGCCACGAAGACCACATGGTTCCAGACCGCATGGAACGCATCGTGGGGGCTCATTAAGGCCGTCGCGGGCGCCGTTGGGGACTGGGTGACAAGCAAGTGGGGCACCGTCCTCGATTTCTTCCAGGCGGTCCCAGGCAAGATCGGCAGTTTCTTCTCAAGTGTCGGCGACTTCATCACGCGCCCGTTCAGGTCGGCATTTAACCTCGTCTCGGACATGTGGAATCACACGATTGGCAAGTTGAGTATCCACATTCCGTCATGGGTTCCGGTGATTGGCGGCAAGGGTTTTGACTTCCCCACCCTGCCGCACCTTGCAACGGGTGGCATCGTCTCCAAGCCCACCATCGCAATGATCGGCGAGGGCCGCGAGCCTGAGGCTGTCGTGCCGCTGTCGCGGCTGAACCAGATGATAGGCGGCAAATCTGGCGCAAATGGCCCCACGGAACTCGGAGACGCCACCCTCGACCGACTCGCGGCAATCGTCCTCGACGGAGCCAAGCGCATCGCTGACGGGCGAATCAGCAACAGGGAACGCGAATACAAGCAGATGGGTCGACAGGCGCTGCCCGCCTAG
- a CDS encoding WhiB family transcriptional regulator, which produces MSDLPLMPEALRHSWRNLSALIEATAERQVVPCFNGTDVPRMWWTSDDQRQRAEAATACAICPVLTQCSQYGIDNPKEVGVYGGMSERQRVKVAREISERTAA; this is translated from the coding sequence GTGAGCGACCTCCCTCTCATGCCCGAGGCGCTGAGGCACAGCTGGCGCAACCTATCCGCACTCATCGAAGCGACCGCCGAGCGTCAAGTCGTGCCGTGCTTCAACGGCACCGACGTACCGCGCATGTGGTGGACATCTGACGATCAGCGGCAAAGAGCCGAAGCGGCCACGGCGTGCGCAATATGCCCAGTGCTCACACAGTGCAGCCAGTACGGAATCGACAATCCCAAAGAGGTTGGCGTCTATGGCGGCATGAGTGAAAGACAGCGCGTGAAAGTCGCCCGCGAAATATCTGAGAGGACCGCCGCATGA
- a CDS encoding tyrosine-type recombinase/integrase → MSNTVTSDLIDSWVLHLRAERKAAQTIKSYTTGVYGLMEWCASQGATPEITRANVNGYVAHMLEAGREPATARARQLGVRRFSAWLTDEGEMAADPLVGIKAPKLDSKVVHPLTDDQIRALIKACAGKDFRDLRDTAIVRLMVETGIRAGECASIFLADYDKLSGTITVRRGKGGKGRVVPFGPQTNIAIDRYIRNGRNGHTLATRPELWLGDRKRGFTYDGLHKALQGRARAAGIDGFHPHLLRHTAAHRWLAAGGSEGGLMAVAGWTRPDMLQRYTKARAADRAAIEARGLNLGDI, encoded by the coding sequence ATGTCAAACACGGTGACGTCTGACCTGATCGACTCGTGGGTTCTCCACCTACGCGCCGAGCGCAAAGCTGCCCAGACCATCAAGTCCTACACCACGGGGGTCTACGGGCTCATGGAATGGTGCGCCTCTCAAGGTGCCACGCCTGAGATCACGCGGGCAAACGTGAATGGCTACGTCGCGCACATGCTCGAAGCCGGACGCGAACCGGCGACCGCCAGAGCCCGCCAACTCGGAGTGCGTCGGTTCAGCGCATGGCTGACCGATGAGGGGGAGATGGCCGCAGATCCGCTCGTGGGCATCAAGGCGCCGAAACTTGACTCCAAGGTCGTGCACCCGCTCACCGATGACCAAATCAGAGCGCTCATTAAAGCGTGCGCGGGCAAAGACTTCCGCGACCTACGCGACACCGCCATCGTGCGCCTCATGGTCGAGACTGGCATACGGGCGGGGGAGTGCGCGTCGATCTTTCTGGCCGACTACGACAAACTAAGCGGCACCATCACCGTGCGCCGTGGCAAGGGTGGCAAGGGCCGCGTCGTGCCCTTTGGGCCACAGACAAACATCGCCATCGACCGATATATCCGCAACGGTCGCAACGGCCACACGCTCGCCACGCGCCCCGAACTTTGGCTAGGGGACCGCAAGCGCGGATTCACCTACGACGGCCTCCACAAGGCCTTGCAGGGCCGCGCACGGGCAGCCGGGATAGACGGCTTCCATCCTCACCTCTTGCGCCACACAGCCGCCCACAGATGGCTTGCAGCAGGAGGCTCCGAAGGTGGCCTTATGGCAGTGGCGGGATGGACGCGCCCCGACATGCTCCAGCGCTACACCAAGGCCCGTGCCGCCGACCGTGCCGCCATAGAGGCCCGAGGGCTCAACCTGGGGGACATATGA
- a CDS encoding phage major capsid protein, giving the protein MTIIDELKSRRAGIKAKIDSLTADPNTFTPAVEAKCTALVSEVRGIDQRIADLSEQDAMEQRANGVRIGPGVSVRTTTGGVPLKIQDRPRAETYTRNGEFSFFADVLASSRQDKAASERLIANQEAQGRALTTVAGAGGNFAPPLWLVEDYVKFARPGRVAADLAQKHELPYGVSSINLPKVASGTSVGTTVTQNTAVSNTDITSTSVSSGIVSISGQQVLSLQLLNQGGAAMDQIILQDLALASAQMLELQVLSGTGSNGQLRGLDSAGGTAVTFTTTAPSVVSTVNTASFYFQVIKAANTVSSGRFLPADAILMHPRRWAWVSAGLDLQNRPLISDGGVSFNTPGTVEAIAASGRVGTLASGIPVYTSPSIATNLGTATNQDKVYILRSADIHLWESGLELKSFDATYADQNSLLLRALSYAAYIPDRYTESVVTIEGTGLVDPGLG; this is encoded by the coding sequence ATGACCATTATCGATGAACTCAAGTCCCGTCGCGCGGGGATCAAGGCAAAGATTGACAGCCTTACCGCAGACCCTAATACGTTTACCCCCGCTGTCGAGGCGAAATGTACAGCGCTTGTCTCTGAAGTCAGGGGCATCGATCAGCGCATCGCTGATTTGTCCGAGCAGGACGCCATGGAACAGCGGGCGAACGGTGTCCGCATCGGCCCCGGTGTCAGTGTCCGCACAACCACGGGCGGCGTGCCTCTCAAGATCCAAGACAGGCCACGTGCCGAGACCTACACCCGCAACGGTGAGTTCTCGTTCTTCGCTGACGTTCTCGCATCGAGCCGACAGGACAAGGCAGCGTCCGAACGCCTCATCGCGAACCAAGAGGCACAGGGCCGCGCACTCACGACCGTCGCGGGCGCTGGCGGCAACTTCGCACCGCCTCTTTGGCTTGTCGAGGATTACGTGAAGTTCGCCCGGCCTGGTCGCGTTGCGGCCGACCTCGCACAGAAGCACGAACTGCCCTACGGCGTGTCGTCGATCAACCTGCCCAAGGTGGCGAGCGGAACTTCGGTGGGTACCACCGTCACGCAGAACACCGCCGTGAGCAATACCGACATCACGTCGACCTCGGTCTCCTCGGGGATTGTTTCTATCTCTGGCCAGCAGGTCCTTTCGCTTCAGTTGCTCAATCAGGGCGGCGCGGCAATGGATCAGATCATCTTGCAGGATCTGGCCCTAGCGTCGGCTCAGATGCTTGAGTTGCAAGTTCTCAGCGGTACGGGTAGCAACGGTCAGCTTCGCGGTCTCGACAGCGCAGGTGGCACGGCGGTCACGTTCACGACCACGGCGCCCTCGGTGGTGTCGACGGTCAACACGGCGTCGTTCTACTTCCAGGTGATCAAGGCGGCCAACACGGTGAGTTCTGGTCGTTTCCTGCCCGCCGATGCGATCCTCATGCACCCGCGTCGCTGGGCCTGGGTCTCTGCCGGTCTCGACTTGCAGAACCGCCCGCTCATCTCTGACGGTGGCGTGAGTTTCAACACTCCCGGCACAGTCGAGGCAATCGCGGCATCGGGTCGCGTTGGCACGCTTGCGAGCGGAATCCCGGTGTACACGTCGCCTAGCATTGCTACGAACCTCGGCACGGCGACGAACCAAGACAAGGTGTACATCTTGCGCTCTGCCGATATTCACCTCTGGGAATCGGGGCTCGAACTGAAGAGTTTCGATGCGACGTATGCCGATCAAAATTCGCTGCTCCTGCGCGCCCTGTCCTACGCCGCGTACATCCCGGACCGGTACACCGAGTCTGTGGTGACCATCGAGGGAACCGGCCTGGTCGATCCGGGTCTCGGCTGA
- a CDS encoding helix-turn-helix domain-containing protein, whose translation MDSTTLTREIDHKVPQRATATHSSASEIKVRAKIEEILTARGISLAALARATGIPRESLRRKVRPGGRIMMSDLSRIATALGIAPSELVR comes from the coding sequence ATGGACAGCACCACACTCACCCGCGAGATCGACCACAAGGTACCTCAGCGGGCGACAGCGACACACTCCAGCGCCAGCGAGATCAAGGTGAGGGCGAAGATCGAAGAAATCCTCACGGCTCGGGGGATCTCGCTGGCGGCCTTAGCGCGCGCGACAGGTATCCCACGCGAGAGTTTGCGCCGTAAGGTGCGCCCTGGTGGTCGCATCATGATGTCCGACCTCTCGCGCATCGCGACTGCGTTGGGTATTGCGCCGTCCGAGTTGGTGCGGTAG